One Spinacia oleracea cultivar Varoflay chromosome 4, BTI_SOV_V1, whole genome shotgun sequence DNA segment encodes these proteins:
- the LOC130460086 gene encoding uncharacterized protein — protein MFLSKYTNIGSFEKLDIETPDIYVKKIVFGCEYYAKVQGQPILMRKDIIAATIINCLPNKFPYLELKEKFKDMHSDNGTPNLTKYGTWDGRWKYDSEILTTIIEAAESGFRDGKIVGSHVGNSVTEEPMGISVNNDLEENDVAVENENVGVEAEYPNPAAHEPTIEISSDSDAELESEQEMASEPNQDEDMGEDANPEEDPDEDPEEEFDNLEI, from the coding sequence atgtttctttccaagtatactaacataggatccttcgagaaacttgatatagaaacccctgatatttacgtgaagaaaattgtgtttggatgtgaatattatgctaaagttcaagggcaacctatcttaatgagaaaggatatcatagcagccacaatcattaattgcttacctaacaaatttccatacctagaactcaaggaaaagtttaaagacatgcattctgataatgggactccaaacttgactaagtatggaacttgggatggtagatggaaatatgattcagaaattctgaccaccattattgaagcggcagaaagtgggtttagagacggtaaaatcgtagggagtcatgttggaaattcagttacagaagaacctatgggaattagtgtaaataatgacctagaggaaaatgatgtagctgtggagaatgagaatgtaggtgttgaggcagagtatcctaacccagcggctcatgagccaaccattgagatctctagtgattcggatgcagagctcgaaagtgaacaggagatggcaagtgagcctaatcaagatgaagacatgggtgaagatgcaaaccctgaggaagaccccgatgaagaccctgaagaagagttcgataatcttgagatctaa
- the LOC110797950 gene encoding uncharacterized protein translates to MKFLFECVTCSSMINSSSSSSSSDSEDSLSPPTSTMEETSSLVAAVNNNNRRKRVPTRGSSVDCNWKPSLFAIAEDNAVSATLKKPVNRQQPVSKVVSQRNVKRCASSPVEVNARSRSHDFSREPLPMVFPAFSAAPFMF, encoded by the exons ATGAAGTTTCTTTTTGAATGTGTTACTTGCAGCAGCATGATcaactcttcttcttcttcttcttcttctgatTCTGAAGATTCCTTGTCTCCTCCGACATCGACGATGGAGGAGACAAGCTCCCTTGTGGCGGCGGTGAATAATAACAATCGCCGTAAACGAGTTCCCACCAGGGGATCGTCTGTGGATTGCAATTGGAAACCCTCTCTTTTCGCGATAGCCGAGGATAATGCTGTCTCGGCTACCCTCAAGAAACCGGTTAACCGCCAACAACCGGTCAGTAAAGTGGTCTCCCAAAGGAATGTCAAGAGATGTGCTTCTTCCCCGGTTGAGGTCAATGCCCGCTCCCGCTCTCATGATTTTAG CCGAGAACCTCTTCCAATGGTCTTCCCAGCTTTCTCTGCAGCTCCATTCATGTTTTGA